In Streptomyces thermolilacinus SPC6, a single genomic region encodes these proteins:
- a CDS encoding L,D-transpeptidase, translated as MKGQPISGAPAGVAARARRGRGRGPLAVVAGTLLLLVTACGGGGPAEDDKGAPGKNGSGQVANAASEAVVTVTPKDGADSVATSGALKVTAEKGKLTTVTVTDTKGRPVEGTLSADGASWQPVRHLAAATKYKVHAVAKDAAGRESAKDTTFTTLVPKNTFIGQYTPEDGQTVGVGMPVSINFSRGITNPEAVEAGIKVTAVPAVPVEGHWFGNDRLDFRPEKYWAPGTKVTVELNLDGVEGRPGVYGKQAKKFSFTIGRSQVSTVDASAKTMTVVRDGKTLKTIPITAGAPATTTYNGQMVISEKYKVTRMNGATVGFGGEYDIKDVPHAMRLSTSGTFIHGNYWASPGTFGSANVSHGCVGLRDVRGAYDGSTPAAWFYNNSIIGDVVVVKNSKDKQIQPDNGLNGWNMPWSEWTK; from the coding sequence GTGAAGGGGCAGCCGATATCGGGGGCGCCGGCCGGGGTCGCGGCGCGGGCCCGGCGAGGCCGGGGCAGGGGTCCGCTGGCCGTGGTCGCCGGAACGCTGCTGCTGCTCGTCACCGCGTGCGGTGGCGGGGGCCCGGCGGAGGACGACAAGGGCGCACCGGGCAAGAACGGCTCGGGGCAGGTGGCGAACGCCGCGTCCGAGGCCGTCGTCACCGTCACGCCGAAGGACGGCGCCGACTCGGTGGCGACGAGCGGCGCGCTGAAGGTCACCGCGGAGAAGGGCAAGCTGACCACGGTCACCGTCACCGACACCAAGGGCCGGCCCGTCGAGGGCACCCTGTCGGCGGACGGCGCCAGCTGGCAGCCGGTCAGGCACCTCGCGGCGGCCACCAAGTACAAGGTGCACGCCGTCGCCAAGGACGCGGCGGGCCGCGAGTCCGCCAAGGACACGACGTTCACGACGCTCGTACCGAAGAACACGTTCATCGGCCAGTACACGCCCGAGGACGGCCAGACGGTCGGCGTCGGCATGCCGGTGTCCATCAACTTCTCCCGCGGCATCACCAACCCGGAGGCCGTCGAGGCCGGCATCAAGGTGACCGCCGTCCCGGCCGTGCCCGTCGAGGGCCACTGGTTCGGCAACGACCGGCTGGACTTCCGCCCCGAGAAGTACTGGGCGCCCGGCACCAAGGTGACCGTCGAGCTGAACCTGGACGGCGTCGAGGGCCGCCCCGGCGTCTACGGCAAGCAGGCCAAGAAGTTCAGCTTCACCATCGGCCGCAGCCAGGTCTCCACCGTGGACGCGAGCGCCAAGACGATGACGGTCGTCCGTGACGGAAAGACCCTCAAGACGATCCCGATCACCGCGGGCGCCCCGGCCACCACCACGTACAACGGCCAGATGGTCATCAGCGAGAAGTACAAGGTGACCCGGATGAACGGCGCGACCGTCGGCTTCGGCGGCGAGTACGACATCAAGGACGTGCCGCACGCGATGCGCCTGTCCACCTCGGGCACCTTCATCCACGGCAACTACTGGGCGTCCCCGGGCACCTTCGGTTCCGCCAACGTCAGCCACGGCTGCGTCGGCCTGCGCGATGTGCGCGGCGCGTACGACGGCTCGACCCCGGCCGCGTGGTTCTACAACAACTCGATCATCGGTGACGTGGTGGTCGTGAAGAACTCCAAGGACAAGCAGATCCAGCCGGACAACGGCCTCAACGGCTGGAACATGCCGTGGTCGGAGTGGACCAAGTAG
- a CDS encoding enoyl-CoA hydratase/isomerase family protein, translated as MTVTLEVSAGVGTIRLDRPPMNALDIATQDRLKELAEEAAGRDDVRAVVVYGGEKVFAAGADIKEMQVMDHAAMVLRGKALQDSFTAVARIPKPVVAAITGYALGGGCELALCADFRIAADNAKLGQPEILLGLIPGAGGTQRLARLVGPSKAKDLIFTGRHVKADEALAIGLVDRVVPAAEVYEQAHAWAAKLAQGPALALRAAKESVDAGLETDIDTGLAIERNWFAGLFATEDRERGMRSFVEEGPGKAKFV; from the coding sequence ATGACAGTGACTCTCGAAGTTTCCGCGGGCGTCGGCACCATCCGCCTGGACCGCCCCCCGATGAACGCGCTGGACATCGCCACGCAGGACCGGCTCAAGGAGCTGGCCGAGGAGGCCGCGGGCCGCGACGACGTGCGCGCCGTCGTCGTCTACGGCGGCGAGAAGGTGTTCGCCGCCGGAGCGGACATCAAGGAGATGCAGGTCATGGACCACGCGGCCATGGTGCTGCGCGGCAAGGCCCTCCAGGACTCCTTCACCGCCGTCGCCCGCATCCCCAAGCCCGTCGTCGCCGCGATCACCGGCTACGCGCTCGGCGGCGGCTGCGAGCTGGCGCTCTGCGCCGACTTCCGGATCGCCGCCGACAACGCGAAGCTGGGCCAGCCCGAGATCCTGCTGGGCCTGATCCCCGGCGCGGGCGGCACGCAGCGCCTCGCCCGTCTCGTCGGCCCCTCCAAGGCCAAGGACCTCATCTTCACCGGCCGTCACGTCAAGGCCGACGAGGCCCTGGCGATCGGCCTGGTGGACCGGGTCGTCCCCGCCGCCGAGGTGTACGAGCAGGCCCACGCCTGGGCCGCCAAGCTCGCCCAGGGCCCGGCGCTCGCGCTGCGCGCCGCCAAGGAGTCGGTGGACGCCGGTCTGGAGACGGACATCGACACGGGCCTGGCCATCGAGCGCAACTGGTTCGCGGGCCTCTTCGCCACCGAGGACCGCGAGCGCGGCATGCGCAGCTTCGTCGAGGAGGGCCCGGGCAAGGCCAAGTTCGTCTGA
- a CDS encoding sensor histidine kinase → MAPAGKWNAPPGVRWGLAGLALLVAGSAATAAVEEGVALGGGWELLAGLPLVVVVAVLTLVQCEPPPRRVPYGWRLALLGVQAVLTYVLVISLPGSWLGLSGLLAGAALCALPPLPGSVLAVAVAGSGPLLVAAGWVAAPPGGGVAAALRAVVTACAVCTVARLAMVVARVHGAREQAARLAAQRERQRLRRDLHDLVGSSLAAIAVQAESVLRAGPPGGAGVEELRRALVTAVGLARRAHHDVRVLCDPEEGAVPLLDEVHQASRALSCAGLAVRVVAPPAVEADAAVVECLRAVLREAVANVLQHSRATRCAIVLEAGAAGVRLVVRNDGVAPPGGERPRRGTGLVGLRARVGALGGVFGVDTDGGTFTVSAVFPSDPTEIPRASE, encoded by the coding sequence ATGGCTCCTGCGGGGAAGTGGAACGCGCCGCCGGGCGTGCGGTGGGGCCTGGCGGGCCTGGCGTTGCTGGTCGCGGGCTCCGCCGCCACGGCCGCCGTGGAGGAGGGTGTGGCCCTGGGGGGCGGGTGGGAACTGCTGGCGGGGCTGCCGCTGGTGGTGGTGGTCGCGGTGCTGACGCTGGTCCAGTGCGAGCCGCCGCCGCGCCGGGTGCCGTACGGCTGGCGGCTGGCGCTGCTGGGCGTCCAGGCCGTGTTGACGTATGTGCTCGTCATATCGCTGCCGGGGAGCTGGCTGGGGCTTTCGGGGCTGCTGGCGGGCGCGGCGCTGTGCGCGCTGCCTCCGCTGCCGGGGAGTGTGCTGGCGGTGGCGGTGGCGGGGAGCGGTCCGCTGCTGGTGGCGGCGGGGTGGGTGGCCGCGCCGCCGGGCGGTGGTGTGGCGGCGGCCCTGCGGGCGGTGGTGACGGCGTGCGCGGTGTGTACGGTGGCGCGGCTGGCGATGGTGGTGGCGCGGGTGCACGGGGCGCGGGAGCAGGCGGCGCGTCTGGCGGCGCAGCGGGAGCGGCAGCGGCTGCGGCGGGACCTGCACGATCTGGTGGGCTCGTCGCTCGCGGCCATCGCGGTGCAGGCGGAGTCGGTGCTGCGGGCCGGTCCGCCGGGCGGCGCGGGGGTGGAGGAGCTGCGGCGGGCGCTGGTGACCGCGGTGGGGCTGGCCCGGCGGGCCCACCACGACGTACGGGTGCTGTGCGACCCGGAGGAGGGCGCCGTGCCCCTGCTGGACGAGGTGCACCAGGCGAGCCGGGCGTTGAGCTGTGCCGGTCTCGCCGTCCGGGTGGTGGCGCCTCCCGCGGTGGAGGCGGACGCGGCGGTGGTGGAGTGCCTGAGGGCGGTGCTGCGGGAGGCGGTGGCCAACGTGCTCCAGCACAGCCGGGCCACCCGGTGCGCGATCGTCCTGGAGGCGGGAGCGGCGGGGGTGCGGCTGGTGGTGCGCAACGACGGGGTGGCGCCGCCGGGCGGGGAGAGGCCGCGCCGGGGGACGGGTCTTGTGGGGCTGCGGGCGCGGGTGGGTGCGCTGGGCGGGGTGTTCGGCGTGGACACGGACGGGGGGACGTTCACCGTGTCGGCGGTGTTCCCCAGCGACCCGACCGAGATCCCAAGAGCGAGCGAATAA
- a CDS encoding DNRLRE domain-containing protein, with the protein MALAVETGLLVSGSGTAVAVKRPPAEVPTAPAKPKGPDAAADIASAKVAAKLHGKRVEALSERTETSTTWVNKDGTLTTELSAGPIRFERGGKWTNVDVTLQQAGGTIAAKAHPNGLRLGGKGGALPGSLAAARSAAPRDLVTLGEGDEQITLQWKGGLPAPTLNGTRATYPGALPGADVIVEATRTGFEQYVRINQRPGEGYSYTLPLKAKGLTAKPQPDGSVLFTDRKNTRRAVMPAPVMWDATTDPVSGEHTRQVPVSMKVEQKGSTIDLVVTPDAKFLADPATKYPVTVDPSTSSLGNVFDTYVQEGETTDKSTGTELWLGNPGTTNPDGSSRYARSFITWDTSPVRDALVSNAKLSLYNTHSGNTDCTGAAWTVWETGAASTSSRWGTQPTWIEQYASSTETKGRDNCGGDGWINADVTSLVQKWASAKSTRSHMGLRAPSASTTQWKQVRSANAASNPPKLVVNYNFRPKTGTKQEAGPPFFSYSGTYVANTLTPTLRDTFTDADGDKVNGTFQIFDNATNTQVGDVLVSKYVASGQAASVTVPAGVLTEGRTYKFRTSPYDGTHYNTGWSAWRLFTVDTKAPSAPAAITSTDYPTGQWVKGEGQPGTFTVTPPAADHHWLEWSLDGVTWTKVATGGASTPKAISVTPPKNGTHTLQVRAVDKADNKSEAASYVFHAGPGGFVQPAEGERTARRLPLVAEAAAGTYDKVSFSWRRSEADAWTPIPPAHVTSGGTALGAWPVPLVNGKNAPLVWNATDTVDPDGTIQIKADFTGPNSASRSTQPLTAVIDRNAEGATTSEIGPGTVNLLNGNFTLSETDVSLFGMSVTRSLSSRTPNRGATQEGQAPIFGKEWVSGTLAEVAESDYSHLRRISDTAVDVVMEEGDALHFTANAAKTGWVAEPGSEDLTLKGSVTGSFTLTDSEGTVTTFTKPDAAATTWQVSSVLEDGLGNSTTKVVSETVTVDGKKLARPKRVIAPTSAATTAACETDPATKGCRVLEFVYATTTTATGTATTAEFGDYAGQVSEIRIWLTSPGAAASTATAVAKYRYDSTGALRQQWDPRLSQATQTQYAYYQGRVTWVQEKGQLPYTLTYGNAGVGSAPGDGMLLKVSRDALKQGTADTVEGTAVTSVVYGVPLTGTKAPHAMGASDVLKWGQSDAPTDATAVFPADSVPASHSGADLAAGAYTRATITYLNASGRTVNTATPGGHITATEHDRHGNVVRELTAANRALALGTTDEQKAALTDLGIIQMSAGERAHLLSTTSLYDDSGVLKTEEFGPIRRVDLTEDLKDGTTVLVNAGTSVPARAWTVNEYDEGRPTDGTAKVRHQPTLTIKGVRVRDYYSVMGEKELEETQYDWAKGLPTLTIKDPGGKNITTTTGYDAQGRVTSQVLPGGTGTDAASRVTTYWSATGTGWCQGRPEWADQPCWTGPAGDITGGGTHPNKLVNTTTEYDRWGNPAQVTDEVNGVTRTTTTTYDAAGRKSTETVTGGLGQAVPATTTEYDPASGEIVKITSPTAGTITKAYDKLGRLIKYTDADGGTTTVEYDLLDRKVKETDSVPSTVTYTYDHTAEPRGLATARTDSVAGTFRATYDADGSLATEKLPGGYTLTVTEDTTGTPVSRVYTRDSDGLSLYTDAVTYEGHGRVSTHAGWSGQTFRYDKAGRLVTVDDTVDLVCTRRSYTFDIRSNRKALTTATGEPGADCPTSGGTTATYTYDSADRLIASGYTYDAFGRTTALPGTTIGYHANDLVHQQTAGAERQTWALDPSLRFRSWTVESNAGGTWTRTAAKVNHYDGDEDAPRWITEDTATGAVTRNVESLGGDLAATTGATGGTVLQLATVHGDIALQLPLDAGEAPVALDSDEYGNPRPGKATARYAWLGAKQRSSETLTGLTLMGVRLYNPVTGRFLSNDPVYGGSANPYEYGYGDPVNNFDLDGRWIPIAIAAARAGWACWKHCRKVYKAARTGYRAFRSLRRFQKSTRRLHRQINRSRGHRSHRRPGGGLRHLGRCVGTYAGFGALAGSFKSSARWVSYSTAFGGAYGAYRYLRKRC; encoded by the coding sequence ATGGCGCTGGCCGTCGAGACGGGACTGCTCGTCTCGGGAAGCGGCACCGCCGTGGCCGTCAAGCGTCCCCCCGCCGAGGTGCCCACCGCGCCCGCCAAGCCCAAGGGCCCCGACGCGGCCGCGGACATCGCCTCCGCGAAGGTCGCCGCCAAGCTGCACGGCAAGCGCGTCGAGGCGCTGTCCGAGCGCACCGAGACCTCCACCACGTGGGTCAACAAGGACGGCACGCTCACCACCGAACTCTCCGCCGGACCCATACGGTTCGAGCGCGGAGGCAAGTGGACCAACGTCGACGTCACCCTCCAGCAGGCCGGCGGCACGATCGCCGCCAAGGCCCACCCCAACGGGCTCCGCCTCGGCGGCAAGGGCGGCGCTCTGCCGGGCAGCCTCGCCGCGGCGCGCTCCGCCGCCCCGCGCGACCTGGTCACCCTCGGCGAGGGCGACGAGCAGATCACCCTCCAGTGGAAGGGCGGACTGCCCGCCCCCACCCTGAACGGCACCCGCGCCACCTACCCGGGCGCCCTGCCCGGCGCCGACGTGATCGTCGAAGCCACCAGGACCGGCTTCGAGCAGTACGTCCGCATCAACCAGCGGCCCGGCGAGGGCTACTCGTACACCCTGCCCCTCAAGGCGAAGGGCCTGACCGCCAAGCCGCAGCCCGACGGCAGCGTCCTGTTCACCGACCGGAAGAACACCAGGCGGGCCGTCATGCCCGCCCCCGTCATGTGGGACGCCACCACCGACCCCGTCTCCGGCGAGCACACCCGCCAGGTGCCGGTGTCGATGAAGGTCGAGCAGAAGGGCTCCACCATCGACCTGGTGGTCACCCCCGACGCGAAGTTCCTCGCCGACCCGGCCACCAAGTACCCGGTCACCGTGGACCCGTCCACCTCCTCCCTGGGCAACGTCTTCGACACGTACGTCCAGGAGGGCGAGACCACCGACAAGTCCACCGGCACCGAACTCTGGCTCGGCAACCCGGGCACCACCAACCCCGACGGCTCCAGCCGCTACGCCCGGTCCTTCATCACCTGGGACACCTCCCCGGTCCGGGACGCCCTCGTCTCCAACGCCAAGCTCAGCCTGTACAACACCCACTCCGGCAACACCGACTGCACCGGTGCCGCCTGGACCGTCTGGGAGACCGGCGCCGCCTCCACCTCCAGCCGTTGGGGCACCCAGCCGACCTGGATCGAGCAGTACGCGAGCTCCACCGAGACCAAGGGCCGCGACAACTGCGGCGGCGACGGCTGGATCAACGCCGATGTGACGAGCCTCGTCCAGAAGTGGGCGTCCGCCAAGAGCACCCGCTCGCACATGGGCCTGCGCGCCCCGTCGGCCTCCACCACCCAGTGGAAGCAGGTCCGTTCCGCGAACGCCGCGTCGAACCCGCCCAAGCTGGTCGTGAACTACAACTTCCGGCCCAAGACCGGCACCAAGCAGGAAGCCGGACCGCCGTTCTTCTCGTACAGCGGCACCTACGTCGCCAACACCCTCACCCCGACGCTCCGCGACACCTTCACGGACGCCGACGGTGACAAGGTCAACGGCACCTTCCAGATCTTCGACAACGCCACCAACACCCAGGTCGGCGACGTCCTCGTCTCCAAGTACGTCGCGTCCGGGCAGGCCGCGAGCGTGACCGTGCCCGCCGGGGTGCTCACCGAGGGCAGGACGTACAAGTTCCGCACGTCCCCCTACGACGGCACCCACTACAACACCGGCTGGTCCGCCTGGCGGCTGTTCACCGTCGACACCAAGGCGCCCTCCGCGCCCGCGGCGATCACCTCCACCGACTACCCGACCGGCCAGTGGGTGAAGGGCGAGGGCCAGCCGGGCACGTTCACCGTCACCCCGCCGGCCGCCGACCACCACTGGCTCGAGTGGTCCCTCGACGGCGTCACCTGGACCAAGGTCGCCACCGGCGGAGCGAGCACGCCCAAGGCGATCTCCGTGACCCCGCCGAAGAACGGCACCCACACCCTCCAGGTCCGGGCCGTCGACAAGGCCGACAACAAGTCCGAGGCCGCCTCGTACGTGTTCCACGCCGGGCCCGGCGGCTTCGTCCAGCCCGCCGAGGGCGAGCGCACGGCCCGCCGTCTCCCGCTGGTCGCCGAGGCCGCCGCCGGCACGTACGACAAGGTGTCCTTCTCCTGGCGGCGCTCCGAGGCCGACGCGTGGACGCCGATCCCGCCCGCGCACGTCACCTCGGGCGGCACGGCGCTCGGCGCCTGGCCCGTACCGCTGGTGAACGGCAAGAACGCGCCGCTCGTCTGGAACGCCACGGACACCGTCGACCCCGACGGCACCATCCAGATCAAGGCCGACTTCACCGGGCCCAACAGCGCCTCCCGCAGCACCCAGCCGCTCACCGCCGTCATCGACCGCAACGCCGAAGGCGCCACCACCAGCGAGATCGGCCCCGGCACGGTCAACCTGCTGAACGGCAACTTCACGCTCTCCGAGACCGATGTGTCGCTGTTCGGCATGTCCGTGACCCGCAGCCTCTCCTCGCGCACCCCGAACCGGGGCGCCACGCAGGAAGGCCAGGCGCCCATCTTCGGCAAGGAGTGGGTGTCCGGCACCCTCGCCGAGGTCGCCGAGAGCGACTACAGCCATCTGCGCCGGATCTCCGACACCGCCGTCGACGTGGTGATGGAGGAGGGCGACGCGCTGCACTTCACCGCGAACGCCGCGAAGACCGGCTGGGTCGCGGAGCCCGGCTCGGAGGACCTCACCCTCAAGGGCAGCGTGACCGGCAGCTTCACCCTCACCGACTCCGAGGGCACGGTCACCACCTTCACCAAGCCGGACGCCGCCGCGACCACCTGGCAGGTGTCCAGCGTGCTGGAGGACGGCCTCGGCAACTCCACCACCAAGGTGGTCTCCGAGACCGTCACCGTGGACGGCAAGAAGCTCGCCAGGCCCAAGCGGGTCATCGCGCCCACGTCGGCGGCCACCACCGCCGCCTGTGAGACCGACCCCGCCACCAAGGGCTGCCGGGTGCTGGAGTTCGTCTACGCGACGACCACCACCGCCACCGGCACCGCCACCACCGCCGAGTTCGGCGACTACGCCGGGCAGGTCAGCGAGATCCGGATCTGGCTCACCAGCCCCGGCGCCGCCGCCTCCACGGCCACGGCCGTCGCGAAGTACCGCTACGACTCCACCGGCGCCCTGCGCCAGCAGTGGGACCCGCGGCTCAGCCAGGCCACCCAGACCCAGTACGCCTACTACCAGGGACGCGTCACCTGGGTCCAGGAGAAGGGCCAGCTCCCGTACACCCTCACCTACGGCAACGCCGGGGTCGGCTCCGCGCCGGGCGACGGCATGCTGCTGAAGGTCTCCCGGGACGCCCTCAAGCAGGGCACCGCGGACACCGTCGAGGGCACCGCCGTCACCAGCGTCGTCTACGGCGTCCCGCTGACCGGCACCAAGGCGCCGCACGCCATGGGCGCCTCCGACGTCCTCAAGTGGGGCCAGAGCGACGCCCCGACCGACGCCACCGCGGTGTTCCCGGCCGACTCCGTGCCGGCCTCCCACTCGGGCGCCGACCTGGCCGCCGGTGCCTACACCCGCGCCACCATCACGTACCTGAACGCCTCGGGCCGCACCGTCAACACGGCCACCCCGGGCGGGCACATCACGGCCACCGAGCACGACCGTCACGGCAACGTGGTGCGCGAGCTGACCGCCGCCAACCGGGCGCTGGCCCTCGGCACCACCGATGAGCAGAAGGCCGCCCTCACCGACCTCGGCATCATCCAGATGTCCGCGGGCGAGCGGGCCCACCTGCTGTCCACCACGTCCCTGTACGACGACTCCGGCGTCCTCAAGACGGAGGAGTTCGGCCCGATCCGCCGGGTGGACCTGACCGAGGACCTCAAGGACGGCACGACCGTCCTGGTCAACGCCGGCACCTCGGTGCCCGCGCGGGCCTGGACCGTCAACGAGTACGACGAGGGCCGCCCCACCGACGGCACCGCCAAGGTGCGCCACCAGCCGACCCTGACCATCAAGGGCGTGCGGGTGCGCGACTACTACTCCGTGATGGGCGAGAAGGAGCTGGAGGAGACCCAGTACGACTGGGCCAAGGGCCTGCCGACCCTCACCATCAAGGATCCCGGCGGCAAGAACATCACCACCACCACCGGCTACGACGCCCAGGGCCGGGTCACCTCCCAGGTGCTGCCGGGTGGCACCGGAACCGACGCCGCGAGCCGCGTCACCACCTACTGGTCGGCGACCGGCACCGGCTGGTGCCAGGGCCGCCCCGAGTGGGCCGACCAGCCCTGCTGGACCGGCCCGGCCGGTGACATCACCGGCGGCGGAACGCACCCGAACAAGCTGGTCAACACCACCACCGAGTACGACCGCTGGGGCAACCCCGCCCAGGTCACCGACGAGGTGAACGGCGTCACCCGCACGACCACCACCACCTACGACGCGGCCGGCCGCAAGAGCACCGAGACCGTCACCGGCGGCCTCGGCCAGGCGGTCCCCGCGACGACCACCGAGTACGACCCGGCCAGCGGCGAGATCGTCAAGATCACCTCGCCCACCGCCGGCACGATCACCAAGGCGTACGACAAGCTCGGCCGCCTCATCAAGTACACCGACGCCGACGGCGGCACCACGACCGTCGAGTACGACCTGCTCGACCGCAAGGTGAAGGAGACCGACTCGGTTCCCTCCACCGTCACCTACACGTACGACCACACCGCCGAACCGCGTGGTCTGGCCACCGCCCGCACCGACTCGGTCGCCGGGACCTTCCGCGCCACCTACGACGCGGACGGCTCCCTCGCCACCGAGAAGCTGCCCGGCGGCTACACCCTGACCGTCACCGAGGACACCACCGGCACCCCTGTCAGCCGGGTCTACACCCGTGACAGCGACGGCCTGTCCCTCTACACCGACGCCGTGACCTACGAGGGCCACGGCCGGGTCAGCACCCACGCGGGCTGGTCCGGGCAGACGTTCCGCTACGACAAGGCGGGCCGTCTGGTGACGGTGGACGACACCGTGGACCTGGTGTGCACGCGCCGCTCGTACACCTTCGACATCCGCTCCAACCGCAAGGCGCTGACCACGGCCACCGGTGAGCCGGGCGCCGACTGCCCGACGAGCGGCGGCACCACCGCCACGTACACGTACGACAGCGCCGACCGGCTCATCGCCTCCGGCTACACGTACGACGCGTTCGGCCGCACCACCGCCCTGCCGGGAACCACCATCGGCTACCACGCCAACGACCTGGTGCACCAGCAGACGGCCGGCGCCGAGCGGCAGACCTGGGCGCTCGACCCGTCGCTCCGCTTCCGCTCCTGGACCGTGGAGAGCAACGCGGGCGGCACCTGGACGCGGACCGCCGCCAAGGTCAACCACTACGACGGCGACGAGGACGCTCCCCGGTGGATCACCGAGGACACCGCCACCGGCGCCGTCACCCGCAACGTCGAGTCCCTCGGCGGCGACCTGGCCGCGACCACCGGCGCCACCGGTGGCACCGTGCTCCAGCTCGCCACCGTGCACGGCGACATCGCGCTGCAACTGCCGCTCGACGCGGGGGAGGCCCCGGTCGCCCTCGACAGCGACGAGTACGGCAACCCGCGTCCCGGCAAGGCGACGGCGCGCTACGCGTGGCTCGGCGCCAAGCAGCGGTCCAGTGAGACCCTCACCGGCCTCACCCTCATGGGCGTGCGGCTCTACAACCCGGTGACCGGCCGCTTCCTGTCGAACGACCCGGTCTACGGCGGCAGCGCCAACCCGTACGAGTACGGCTACGGCGACCCGGTCAACAACTTCGACCTGGACGGCCGGTGGATCCCCATCGCCATCGCCGCGGCCCGCGCGGGCTGGGCCTGCTGGAAGCACTGCCGCAAGGTGTACAAGGCGGCCAGGACCGGCTACCGGGCGTTCCGCTCGCTGCGCAGGTTCCAGAAGTCCACGCGCAGGCTGCACCGCCAGATCAACCGCAGCCGCGGCCACCGGTCGCACCGCCGTCCCGGCGGCGGCCTGCGGCACCTGGGCCGCTGCGTCGGCACGTACGCCGGTTTCGGCGCCCTCGCGGGCTCGTTCAAGTCCAGCGCCCGCTGGGTCAGCTACTCGACCGCTTTCGGCGGCGCCTACGGCGCGTACCGCTACCTTCGGAAGCGGTGCTGA
- a CDS encoding ATP-binding protein encodes MAGLDGVERPWQHGGATAARWVPSADDEQALKALELYGDPTVEEVRLPSRPESAAIARRLAQCVVMRTWGLGPQIAEDVILLVSELVGNAVRHTGARAFGLRMTRRRGGRIRVDVRDPSRGLPCLMPVRPMDVSGRGLFLVDKLSDRWGVDLLPRGKNTWFEMRVSDR; translated from the coding sequence ATGGCGGGGCTGGATGGTGTGGAGCGACCGTGGCAGCACGGCGGGGCCACCGCGGCGAGATGGGTACCCTCCGCGGATGACGAGCAGGCCCTCAAGGCCCTCGAACTGTACGGCGATCCGACCGTGGAAGAGGTGCGGCTGCCCTCCCGCCCCGAGTCCGCCGCGATCGCCCGTCGGCTCGCCCAGTGCGTCGTCATGCGCACCTGGGGGCTCGGCCCGCAGATCGCCGAGGACGTGATCCTCCTCGTCTCCGAACTCGTCGGGAACGCCGTCCGGCACACGGGCGCGCGGGCGTTCGGGTTACGGATGACGCGGCGCAGAGGTGGCCGGATCCGAGTGGACGTACGCGACCCGTCGCGCGGCCTGCCCTGTCTGATGCCGGTACGGCCCATGGACGTCAGCGGGCGCGGGCTGTTCCTCGTGGACAAGCTCTCGGACCGCTGGGGCGTGGACCTGCTGCCGCGCGGCAAGAACACCTGGTTCGAGATGCGGGTCTCCGACCGCTGA